Genomic segment of Dasypus novemcinctus isolate mDasNov1 chromosome 4, mDasNov1.1.hap2, whole genome shotgun sequence:
ACTTATAcatctttattgaaatataatttatttgtagTTAAGTTCATCCATTATACGAGAACAATTtgagaagttttaaaaatgtaaggcCATGCCACTCCCACAGTGTAATATTAGGATGTTTCCATCACCCAGAAAATTCTCTTTGCAGTCCAAGCCATGGACCCAGGTAACCACTAATCTGGTGTCTGTCACTATAGTTTTGCTCTAGATGATCGTAGGTAAATAGATCTGAGAGTTTGGCCCTGTCTTCAATGTCTTACCTCACCTTCTCGATGGATTCTTATTTctacttctttctctgtgtggAATATGAAATGAATCCCTACAGGAGGTGAAATTCAACATTTCCCAATAAATAACAGTGAAAGAACTTTTGATGGCTAGCAGTATTGCTGGGATGTACCTGTGCTCATCCAAACACAAGCCTGACACCACTATAGAGTTAAATGTGATGTGATGCTCCATGATATACAATGTTTTGGAAATCAGACTTATGCTATTCAAATGCATTTAAAAGGATCTTCATTATGTCAGCACCTAATACATTTCCAAAACCTCATTGAAACACATGTAagcatttaaatgtttaaatatgcTTTCTGCTTTAATGACAtgcttgaaatatttaaagttcatGGTATGCTTTTgagtaatatatataaatattttaaggggCTTTTCAGGTACTAACAACTCAAGTTATTAAAACACTGGAGCATGGTGTATAATCAATTTAATAAGATGTATTCAAATTGTTATAATTTAGTTGAGGATGCTGGCATCTATGTTCCCAAGAAATATTGGTGTGTAGTTTACTTGTGATGACTTATCTGGATTTATTATCAGAGTAGTGATAAACCCTGGACTATGATAGGAAGCATTCTctcattaaaatggaaataactcccaaaacatgtttttaaaaaatgcacaaacaattTTAATTACAGAAAACTTTGTACCATAATCATATGGCCATAACTAACTGCACAATTTTATGAgtgttttaataaaaagaaatcctattagTATGAGAACTTTAATATTtcacttttaacattttacacACAGAATCTATGACCTTCTTATTTCTCAGGCTGTAgataaatggatttaaaaaaggaattatgACAGTGTAAAACAGAGATTCAATCATATCTTGATCATCTGCTTGAGGAGATCGAGGGTGCACATACATGAAGAGAAGAGGACCAAagtataaaaagacagaaaagagatggGCTCCACAAGTGGAGAACGCTTTCCGTAtgcctttttctgacttcttttttAAGACTGTAGAGAGAATAGAGGTATAAGAGACAAGAACAGTCAAAATGGTAAATACCTGAATTGAACCcgagaaaataaaaagcatcaaatAATTAATCGAAGTGTCAGTACAGGAAATCTTAAGCAAGGGAATGATGTCACAGTAGAAGTGATTTATTATGTTGGACTTACAGAAGGTTAATCTGAATAAAAAGCCGTTTTGAATTAAAGCATGAATTAGACCCCCTGCAAAAGACCAGACTAACAATTGGATGCACAGTCTATTGGTCATAATCACTGGATAAAGTAAAGGTTTGCAAATGGCTACGTAGCGATCATATGCCATAGTTGCCAGAAGAAAACATTCTGTAGTTACACTGATTACAAAAGAACAAAACTGTATCATGCATTCAGATAGAGATATCATTTTATTTGTGGCTAAAATTCTAACCAGCATGTTAGGCGTCACTGTGGATGATATCCAAGCATCCACAAATGCTAAACACCCAAGAAATATGTACATTGGGGTGTGAAGGTGAGGGTCATTACAAAAGAGAGCAACCAGTCCTAGGTTCCCCAACATGGTGATGAGATATACCACTAAGAACACCAGGAATAGTGAGATTTTCCACTTTGGTCGATCTGTAAGTCCTGTGAGAACAAACTCTATCAGTAATGTcgcattttctttttccatgtccTCATTGGATGTATCCTGAAATAAGatggaataaatgaaaaggaattcACTATTATAAGATGTTAGATCACTGGAATAGAAATATAACCATTCTCTTAGAATGACTCCTTAACTTTATTTATTACTAATATAAATGGAGGAATCTTTTTAGGAAGACTGACAAAATGGTaaaattcaattattttagtTCAGAAATGTGTAGGAAttaatagataaagaaaaaggCATTCTAACTAAATGTTAAGTATATAGgacatgttgagtgaataaaGGTAGCTTTATTTGGGTGTGACATGGATATAGGTCAAGGGAAAAGTATTTTGCAGAGCTTAGATTTTAAAGTGATTTGaatgtaaataaatacatgagAAGTGTCTATATCATGTATTATATTACATTGGGGGTGCCTAGAAGATGAAGAGATAGTTTTTTATAAGggatgtactggggattgaacctcatACCTTGGAGGCAgttactcaaccactgagctacatctgcaacctgtagaaataaatttaaaaattcagtatgTTGAGCCATTAGGACTGATGGAAAAATTTGATGAGAAAGTGATGGTCAGTGAAAGAGAGAGGAGTCATTTGGTGATTAGGTAGATGTTCACCAAAAGTTGAAATTGAGAACCTTAGATTATTGGTAAATTCATGCAGAGAAACATGCTTGGAATAACCAAGTGAGATAGATTAGTAATACGGGTATACTAGAGCAGAATAGAAATAATGCCTTGGAGGTATTGGGGTAACTGAATAATAGTTATGGATCCAAGGGAAATGTATAGAAAGAAATGACAGTActaggaaagaatatttgaagtgatattttaaaaggtaGTAAATATATGTTATTTAGTAGATGACCAAATCTGATCCTCTTTCACATCTGGCGGGAATCAGAGGCTACCATCCTCTCTAAAAGCCCAAAGACAcagaatttgctttttttttaatctcacttgACTCTGAATTTAAGTGAATTGAACTAGCCTTGGCTAATCAAACCCACCAACTACAGGTTTGGAATATGGAGAgaggaagacaaaagaaaaagagcaaaaaagaacTGTGTACCAAAGGGAGCTAAGACACCATTAATATTCTCCAGAAaatgcatccattatccatgctGGTGGTATTGGTAGC
This window contains:
- the LOC101431283 gene encoding olfactory receptor 5H8-like, with the protein product MEKENATLLIEFVLTGLTDRPKWKISLFLVFLVVYLITMLGNLGLVALFCNDPHLHTPMYIFLGCLAFVDAWISSTVTPNMLVRILATNKMISLSECMIQFCSFVISVTTECFLLATMAYDRYVAICKPLLYPVIMTNRLCIQLLVWSFAGGLIHALIQNGFLFRLTFCKSNIINHFYCDIIPLLKISCTDTSINYLMLFIFSGSIQVFTILTVLVSYTSILSTVLKKKSEKGIRKAFSTCGAHLFSVFLYFGPLLFMYVHPRSPQADDQDMIESLFYTVIIPFLNPFIYSLRNKKVIDSVCKMLKVKY